CTACAATGCTGGAACTTTTTAGGGCAATTGGTGCGGCAGTAAGGAATGGATGGAAACCTCGCCGAACAAGTGTATTTTGCAGCTGGGGAGCTGAGGAATATGGATTGATCGGATCTGCTGAATGGGTTGAAGTGTGTTTTACTAATAGTATTATTTCTTCAGACACCTCATGTATATAAACACGTCCTATAATAAATTCAGTTATACGAAGTAGTCCTAAATAATTTTCTTCGGCTAACGTTGttttgtaaatcaaaaataatttgaaacttgATAACTAATATAATTTGATTTACTCAAAAGCTGTTTTATCAACACAGGACTATAAATATATTAGATATAAGTCCAGTGTTCCAATATCGAGCAACAAACTCAGATTCTATGATTATTTCCGATTATTTTCGGTCacatttattcatttaaaagtaATTATAAGGCGTTGAAATGTGTTATACTATAACAATTTTAAAGAATATGGAGCAACTACATGGAGTTGAAAACATTCAAAACGCTTTCTACAGGAGTTTCAGAGAGTTTTGGGTTCGAGATCTGTTGCCTACCTAAACGTTGATTCCTCCATTAGAGGGGGTTATAGTTTTAGTGGTGGTGGTTCTCCAAGTATTAAGAATGCCGTATTTGAAGCCGCACAACTCGTGACTAATCCATATCCAAGTGAAATAGCCGAGGGAAGAAAGAATGTATACGATACATGGGCTTATACAAATGGAGATATCAAACCTGGGGAAGCTACTCCATTTACCTAgtctttaaaaaaatttccttCTCTGTGTTTTATACTCACCTCAATCCCTGTCAGTAAAGAAAGGTacagtttttatatttaaaatactgtgAGAGACTTTGTTCGTTGATTGTTACCAGTTTTGGCAAATTTCGCTGTTGTGTCGCGCGTAACTTCCCTTATTTTTGTCTAAACAAACATGAGGTTTGTGTATTTTATGCCTCGTCTGCTTTATTCAGTATCTTTATTCATTGTGGTATTCGGCCTCGTTTGGTACAATTAGGGTGAAGGTAGGGTAGTTAGGGTAATATATGAGCATTGTTGTATTTGCTgtgaattatatttgttttatttttaattctcaTTTACTGCTTGCTTGGTTCAGTTActaattttcaataattgatAAACCGTTATCGTTGACGTATATAGCTAGGCCATTTCGTAATTGTTAACTCAGGATATAAAGCGTTTTCGTTTTTGTCCTATTACCTTCGCTGATGATGACTTTTTATTCCCTTTTTTATGATTTATCGTTAAACTCAAAGTTTAATAGATATGTTAACCAAAttctaaataatattcaatatatgttattttattttagcttCATCGGGCCCGAGTACAAATGTGTAAGTAGTGAACGGAAAGAAAGTTGAAGTTTCTGTATCTTGTCATCACGAGTTACAAAACTCCGATATTTCATCATGGAACGGAGTCATTCTTCTGTACAGTATTTTACAAGTAAATTCATTGGAATACATATCAAAAGAAGCTGTTCCATGCTTGCAAACTTTGCAGAGCGGCGGTAACACGATAGTTGCTGAGAATGGCCAACATAATGAAACAGACAACGGGGAAAAATCAATAAAACTTTGCACTGTTCTTGTGGGAAACAAAGCAAATGAAGCAAAATAAGTAGGAATGTAAAGGTAGATGAAGGTGAAAAATTATCATCTGAACTGGGctgtattggttttttttgaaacatctgTGACTTGTAATGAAAACGtcccaaaatattttgaatcgcTGATACAAAAAATGTTGGAGTAGTTGGCCAAAATACCTCCGGAGAAAACAACAAAGCCCAAGTTCAAATGTAATATATCGTAGTTTGAAAGAAACCTCGACATACAGGAAATACATGAGCGTTAGAGATTCATGCACATCAGTCCCGGTAAATTGATGATCAAGACATGATGTATTAACGACAACCGACGATACGTAACATTGTAAACCAAGTTCAATCAgaagaaatttttcaaaaatattggatAGGGGGAACTAATATAAATGATTATTAGTAAACCACTTTTGTGATATTTTAGTTCGGTTTTAAAGAACAATGTTGAGCGGGGCAAGTAGAGAAATTGTGAGACAAGCAAGACAAGTTTTATTCAATCAGTACGCATATATGTGAGACAATTAAAAGAAGTGTGGGATATTGGAGCAAAATGATCAATGGAGAGTTAAATATTGAAACACGATAGGAGAGGTTTTGAACCGCGTATTACCTCCTGTAACCTTAATTTTGATTTCCTGATCAGGTTGCAATTGTCTGGTGTCACGTTAGAATTAGCATTGCTCCAACAGGAAGAGCCCATTACGACCAGTCGCACTTGATTTTTAATCGGATCTTCCTGGAATAATCTGCATGCTGCTGTAATGAAAATATGTTAAAATAGAGTAATCAAATACTCAACTCATG
This is a stretch of genomic DNA from Styela clava chromosome 2, kaStyClav1.hap1.2, whole genome shotgun sequence. It encodes these proteins:
- the LOC144432117 gene encoding putative N-acetylated-alpha-linked acidic dipeptidase — protein: MLELFRAIGAAVRNGWKPRRTSVFCSWGAEEYGLIGSAEWVEEFQRVLGSRSVAYLNVDSSIRGGYSFSGGGSPSIKNAVFEAAQLVTNPYPSEIAEGRKNVYDTWAYTNGDIKPGEATPFT